In Ramlibacter sp., the sequence CAGGGCCTTGATGGCCGGGTCATTCCACTTGGTGATCTTGCCCAGGTAGATGTCGCCCAGCACCTGGCCATTGAGCTTGAGCTGGCCGGGGGCGATGCCCTTGATGTTGACCACGGGGATCACGCCGCCGATCACGGTGGGGAACTGCATCAGGCCCTTGCTGGTCAGGTCTTCGTCCTTCAGGGGCATGTCGGAAGCGCCGAAATCGACCGTCTTGGCGTCGATCTGCTTGATGCCGGCGCCAGAACCCACGGATTGGTAGTTGATGCGCACGCCCGTGGCCTTGTTGTAGTCGGCCGCCCACTTGGAATACAGGGGTGCGGGGAAGCTGGCGCCGGCGCCGGTCACTTCCTTGGATTGCGCACCGGCGATACCGGCGTAGGACATCGTCGCCGCAGCGACAAGAGCAAGGGTGGCGAAGCGGAATTTCATGTTCATGGAAGTACCTTTGAGAACAAGGGTTGAGGAAGGTTTGAGCGGACTGTAAGAAGCTTTTGTGACATTGATATGACATCCATGACAGCGCCGCTCCCCCGAAAACCCCGAAAAAGCGTCACGGAAAAGTCAAATTTCCGTCATTTGGGCGTCATAAGGCCCGCATAGCCTGTGAACTTCTTACTACTCCGGGAAAACCAGATGTTTCATCGCCGCACACTCGCCGCCGTCGCCCTCACCGCCCTGGTCACCGCCTGCGCCACGCCAGACCAGGCCCCCATGTCGGTGGCTGACACCCTCTCGCACGACCCCTCCTTGAGCACCCTCAACGGTCTGGTGGTCAAGGCCGGCCTGAGCGACATGCTCAAGGCCCAGGGCCCCTACACCGTGTTCGCGCCGACCAACGAGGCCTTCAAGGCGGTGCCGGCCAAAACCATGGACGATCTGGCCCGGCACCCCGAGCACCTGAAAGCCCTGCTGGCCTACCATGTGGTTCCGGGCAAGGTCATGGCCAGGGACATCCAGCTGGGCAAGGCCAAAACGGCCAATGGCGCGGACGTGCACTTGGCCCGTGCGGGTGACTTCGTCACGGTGGAAGACGCGATGGTGCAAACCGCCGACAAAAACGCCAGCAACGGCGTGGTGCACACCGTGGACCGCGTGCTGATGCCGCCCAAGAAGTGACGCGCCCCCCATCGCCCCCCATGACTGACCTACCCCTTTCTGCAAGCCGCCGCCGCACTTTGCAGGCACTGACCGCACTGGCTGCGGCGCCGGCCATCTCCTGGGCCCAGCCAGGCAAAGCCGGCGCCGGCACGCGCAACCTGATCGTGGCCCAGCTGTTTGACACCTCGGCCGCGCAACAGGATGTGTCCAAGGACTTCCTGATCGGCTCGCGCGCGGCCTGGCAGGACATCAATGCCCGAGGCGGCGTGCGCGGGCGGCTGGTGCAGCATGTGTCCGTGGAAGTGGACGGCACGCCCGAGGGCGTGCGCGCGGCGCTCAAGCCATTGCTCGACAACCCGGCCTGCGTGGTGCTGTCCGGCACCGCCGGCGACCCCGCCGCGGCGCAGGTGGTGGCCGAACTGCGCCGGCAGAACGCCGGCATCGCCCACGTCGCGCCCTGGCTGCAGAACTCGAGCGTGGAGGTTGATGAGCGCACCTTCCCGATCTTCGCGGCTCGCCAGGAGCAGATTGGCCATGCGCTCAAGTCGCTCACCGTCATGGGCGTCAAGGAGCTGGGGGCCATTTATGGCACGCCCCAGGACCATGCGCAATACCACGAGGACCTGGAGCGCATTGCCAGCGGGATGAGCCTGCGGCTGCAGTCCTATCGCGCCAACGGCGATCTTTCGCGTCTGGGCCAGGTGCTGACCCCGGGCACCCCGGCCATCCTGCTGTTCGTGGGGGGCACCCCTGAGCTGGTCCAGTTCACCCAGGGCCTGGACAAGCAGCAGCGCCAGCGTTATGTGGTGGCGCTGGCCGACGTGAACCTGCAGACCATGATCCAGATGGGCGGCGCGCGCAGCACCCCGGTCATAGCCACGCAGGCCGTGCCGCTGACCAACGCCAGCCTCCCGGTGGTGCGCGCCTACCGCGAGACCATGGGCCGCCTGTTTGACGAGCCCCCGGTCTCGCTCAGCCTGGCCGGCTTCATCGCCGCGCGCTACACCTATGAAGTACTGAATGACCTCGAGGGCAACCTCACCCGCCAGACCGCGCTGACCGCTTTCCAGCGGCGCGAGACCGTGGATGTGGGCGGCTACCGCGTGGTCTTCAACCCGCAGCGGCGCAGCGCCACCTATGTCACCCAGAGCATGCTGACTTCCGACGGCCGCGTGATCGGATAAGCCGGTGAAGATGGACACGCGGCGCGCCCGCCGCGCCGCGCCTGCCCGCCACGTTTGCTATGCTGGCCCGGCAACGACAACAGCCAACATGCAAAACGGTACCCGCCTCGCCGCTGTGGACTTGGGCTCCAACAGCTTCCGCCTCGAAATCGGCCGCCTCGACCACGGGCAGATCCACCGGACCGAATACCTCAAGGAAACCGTACGCCAGGGCAATGGCCTGGATGCGGAGCGCAACCTCACCCCCCAGGCCATGCAGCGTGGCTGGGACTGCCTGGCCCGTTTTGGCGAGCGCCTGGCGGGCTTTCGCAAGGCCCAGGTGCGCGCGGTGGCCACGCAGACCCTGCGCGAGGCGCGCAACCGCGACGAGTTTCTGGCCCGGGCGCGCCAGGTCCTCGGTTTCCCGATCGACGTGGTCTCGGGCCGCGAGGAAGCGCGGCTGATCTACCAGGGCGTGGCCCACCTGCTGCCCCAGTCAGATGAACGGCGGCTGGTGGTGGACATCGGCGGCCGGTCCACCGAGCTCATCCTGGGCCAGGGCCTGGACGCCAGGGTCATGGAATCGTTTCGCGTGGGCAGCGTCGCCTGGTCCATGAAGTACTTTGCCGACGGCCAGTTCACCCCCCATGCCTTCCAGATGGCCGAGATCGCCGCCAAGGCGGTGCTGGACGAGGCACTCAATGCCTACCGACCGGACACCTGGGAGGTGGCCTACGGATCGTCAGGCACCATCGGGGCGGTCGGCGATGTGCTCGCGGCGGCCGGCTGGCCTGCCGGCACCGTCACGCTCGACGGCCTGGACTGGCTGCTGGCCCGCCTGCTGGAGGCCCGCAGCGCCGAACGGGTGCGGCTGGACGGCCTCAAGGAAGACCGCCGCGCCGTGATCGGCGGCGGGCTGAGCGTGCTGCGCGCGGTGTTCGAGCTGCTGGGCATCGTCGAGATGCAGGCCGCGCAGGGCGCGTTGCGACATGGCGTGCTGTACGACCTGCTGGACCGCCAGCACGGCGAGACCGACGTGCGCTCCAACACCGTGCAGCGCCTGTCCCTCAAGTTCGACGTGGACGCGGCCCAGGCCCAGCGCGTTGGCAAGGCCGCTGCCCTGCTGCTGCGCCAGCTGCGCGCCGGCGACAGCGCGGAGGAGCTGGAGCGCTGCCAGCGCAAGCTGCAATGGGCAGCCCAGCTGCACGAGATCGGCAGCCAGATCTCGCACAGCGACTACCACAAGCACGGCGCCTACATTCTTGACAACGCCGATGCGCCGGGCTTTGCCCTGCCCGAGCTGCACCGCCTGGGCCTGCTGGTGCTCGGGCACCGCGGCAAATTACGCAAGCTCGACGCTGACTTTGAAGACGAAGTGTTCGTCCACCAGCTGCTGGCGCTGCGCCTGGCAGTGCTGCTGTGCCACGCCCGGCGCGAGCCCGACCTCAAAGGCATGCAGCTGCAAAGCGACCGGGCGGCGCGCCGCGTCCGGCTCGCCTGCCGGTCCGACTGGACCACGGCCTTCCCGCAGTCGGCCCACCTGCTGCGCGAGGAAGTGGTGGCCTGGCAGAAGATGCCGTGGACGCTGGCGCTGGGCTGACGGCCCTCGCGGTTGCCTGCCGGAATGAAAACAATATAAACTGTATATACCGTTTAATCTCCGAGAACAGCACCCATGGCAACTGCGAAAAAACCCACCCCCTCCCCGGTCAAAGCGCCGGTTCAGCCCGCGGCAGCGCCCGCGGTGAAGGCCCCCGTCGCGAAGGCGCCGGCACCCAAGGCGCCCGCCAAGAAGGCCAAGGCCATTGCGCCAAAGCCGGCGACCAAGCCGGCGGCCAAGCCCGCAGCCACGCCCAAGGCGACGCAGCCCAAGGCCGCCAAACCCGTCAAGCCGGAAAAGCCCAAGAAGCCCAAGCTGGTGCGTGACAGCTTCACCATCCCCAAGGCCGAGTTCACGGTGCTGGACGATCTGAAGCAGCGGGCCGCCAAGCTGGGCACGCCGGCCAAGAAGAGCGAGTTGCTGCGTGCCGGCATCAAGGCGCTGGCCGCCATGTCGGATGTGGCGTTCAAGGCCGCGCTCTCGGCCGTGCCAGCCATCAAGACGGGCCGTCCCAAGTCGGCCTGAAAGACGGCCCCGGATCCGTCCGGGGCTGCACCGTGGCTCAGAGCGCGTCGGGCGACTGCACGGCCACCACCATGGTCTGCGCGTGGCCATCGCGCTCACGGTTGCGGATCCACCAGGCCGCGCCCTTGCGCACCGGGCAGGTCCCGTGCTTCATGGCCAGCAGCTGCGCGACGGCCTCCCCCAGCGTGGGCTGATGCCCCACCACCAGCACCGGCACGCGCGAGGCGGGCCATTGCGCCACGTCCAGCAGTTGCGCGGCCGAGCCTTCGGGCGCCAGCTCGGGCCGCAGCTTGTATTTGCGCCCCAGCGCCAGCACCGTCTGCTCGCAGCGGCGCGCCGGGCTGCAGAGAATGCGCGTGCCTTCGGGCAGCTGCCGGTCCAGCCATTGCGCCATGCGCAGGGCCTGCTTCTCGCCACGCGAGGTCAGCGAGCGCTCCAGGTCATTGCAGCCTTCCACCCAGTCTTCAGCTTCCGCGTGGCGCCACAAAATCAGGTCCATGATCATGCGCCCGTCGTGCGCGCCCGCGCGGTGTAGCGTGCCATCAGCGCGGCCTGCGAGCCATGGCCCGGCACATCCGGGTCCACCCGCCGGTAGCTCCCGTCGGGCCCCAGGTCCCAGGCATCGCGGCCATCGTGCAGACCGGCCACCAGGCATTCGTCGATGACGCGCTGGCGCAGCGCCGGGTCGGTCACGGGCCAGGCCAGCTCGATGCGGCGCAGCATGTTGCGGTTCATCCAGTCGGCGCTGGCCAGGTACAGGTCTTCTTCCTCACCGCAGCGGAAATAGAAGACCCGCGAATGCTCCAGGAAGCGCCCGATGATGGAGCGCACCCGGATGTTGTCGGTCACCCCGGGCACCTGGGCCGGCAGCATGCAGGCGCCGCGCACGATCAGGTCGATTTTCACGCCCTGCTGCCCGGCGCGCACCAGCGCGTTCATCAGGGCCTCGTCGGTCAGCGCGTTCATCTTGGCCACGATGCGCGCGCCCTGACCCTGCGCCGCCGCTGCCGCCAGCGCGTCGATCTTCTCGATCAGCCGCTTGTGCAGGTAAAACGGCGCCAGCCACAGCTTGTGCAGTCGGGGCAGGCGGCTCTGGCTGGCCAGGTGGACAAACAACGCGTCCATGTCGGCCGTGAGCTGGGCGTCGGCCGTGAGGTAGCTCAGGTCGGTGTACAGGCGCGCCGTGCGCGGGTTGTAGTTGCCGGTGGACAGGTGGCCATAGCGGCGCAACTGGGCGCCCTCGCGCCGCGTCACCAGCAGCATCTTGGCGTGGGTCTTGAGGCCCACCACGCCGTACACCACCTGCGCGCCCACGGCCTCGAGCGACTCCGCCCAGTTGATATTGGCCTCTTCGTCAAAGCGGGCCTTGAGCTCCACCACCGCGGTCACTTCCTTGCCCAGGCGCACGGCCTCGCGCAGCAGGTCGATCAGCACCGGGTCGGTGCCCGTGCGGTAGATGGTTTGCTTGATGGCCAGCACCTGCGGGTCGTTCACGGCCTCGCGCAGGAAATCCAGCACACCGTCAAAACTTTCATAGGGCTGGTGGATCAGCACATCGCCCTGCTTGAGCCGCTCGAAAAAGCTGGCCCCGTCGAGCAGCTGGACAGGGTATGCGGCGGCGTAGGCCGGAAACAGCAGCTTCGGGTCGTTGACCAGGTCCACCAGCTGGGTCAGGCGCACCAGGTTCACCGGTCCGTGCACGCGGTACAGCGCCGCCTCGGGCAGACTGAACTGGCGCAGCAGGAAGGCCGAAAGGTATTCCGAGCAGCCGGCCGAGACCTCGAGCCGCACCGCCTGGCCATAGTGCCGCTGCTGCAGCCCCTGGCGCAAGGCGGTTCGCAGGTTGCGCACGTCATCTTCGTCCACGGCCAGATCCGAATGGCGTGTCACGCGGAACTGCGAGAACTCGCCCACATCGCGCCCCGGGAAGAGGTTGTGCAAGTGCGCGCGGATCACGCTGGACAGCGAGACAAACAGGGTTTTCTTGCCCGACACCCGCGCCGGCATGCGGATCAGGCGCGGCAGCACCCGAGGCACCTTGACGATGGCGATCTCGTTGTGGCGGCCAAAGGCGTCCTTGCCGCCCAGCCGCACAATGAAGTTCAGCGACTTGTTGGCCACCTGGGGGAACGGGTGGGCCGGGTCCAGCCCCACGGGAATCAGCAGCGGGCGCACTTCGCGCTCAAAATAGTCGTCCACCCACTTCTTCTGGGCCGGGTCGCGGTCGCCATGCGAGACGATCTCGATGCCATGCTTCTTGAATGTGGGCATCAGCTCGTCGTTGTACAGCGCATACTGGCGCGCCACCAGGTCGTGGGCGGCCCGCGACAGCTCGGTGTACGTCCC encodes:
- the ppx gene encoding exopolyphosphatase, with amino-acid sequence MQNGTRLAAVDLGSNSFRLEIGRLDHGQIHRTEYLKETVRQGNGLDAERNLTPQAMQRGWDCLARFGERLAGFRKAQVRAVATQTLREARNRDEFLARARQVLGFPIDVVSGREEARLIYQGVAHLLPQSDERRLVVDIGGRSTELILGQGLDARVMESFRVGSVAWSMKYFADGQFTPHAFQMAEIAAKAVLDEALNAYRPDTWEVAYGSSGTIGAVGDVLAAAGWPAGTVTLDGLDWLLARLLEARSAERVRLDGLKEDRRAVIGGGLSVLRAVFELLGIVEMQAAQGALRHGVLYDLLDRQHGETDVRSNTVQRLSLKFDVDAAQAQRVGKAAALLLRQLRAGDSAEELERCQRKLQWAAQLHEIGSQISHSDYHKHGAYILDNADAPGFALPELHRLGLLVLGHRGKLRKLDADFEDEVFVHQLLALRLAVLLCHARREPDLKGMQLQSDRAARRVRLACRSDWTTAFPQSAHLLREEVVAWQKMPWTLALG
- a CDS encoding fasciclin domain-containing protein; translated protein: MFHRRTLAAVALTALVTACATPDQAPMSVADTLSHDPSLSTLNGLVVKAGLSDMLKAQGPYTVFAPTNEAFKAVPAKTMDDLARHPEHLKALLAYHVVPGKVMARDIQLGKAKTANGADVHLARAGDFVTVEDAMVQTADKNASNGVVHTVDRVLMPPKK
- the ppk1 gene encoding polyphosphate kinase 1, which produces MSQVPGVPFLDRDHSILAFNERVFDWARRPDVPLLERLRYLCIVSSNLDEFFEVRAAPHLTAAQSGALKGLYTVGTYTELSRAAHDLVARQYALYNDELMPTFKKHGIEIVSHGDRDPAQKKWVDDYFEREVRPLLIPVGLDPAHPFPQVANKSLNFIVRLGGKDAFGRHNEIAIVKVPRVLPRLIRMPARVSGKKTLFVSLSSVIRAHLHNLFPGRDVGEFSQFRVTRHSDLAVDEDDVRNLRTALRQGLQQRHYGQAVRLEVSAGCSEYLSAFLLRQFSLPEAALYRVHGPVNLVRLTQLVDLVNDPKLLFPAYAAAYPVQLLDGASFFERLKQGDVLIHQPYESFDGVLDFLREAVNDPQVLAIKQTIYRTGTDPVLIDLLREAVRLGKEVTAVVELKARFDEEANINWAESLEAVGAQVVYGVVGLKTHAKMLLVTRREGAQLRRYGHLSTGNYNPRTARLYTDLSYLTADAQLTADMDALFVHLASQSRLPRLHKLWLAPFYLHKRLIEKIDALAAAAAQGQGARIVAKMNALTDEALMNALVRAGQQGVKIDLIVRGACMLPAQVPGVTDNIRVRSIIGRFLEHSRVFYFRCGEEEDLYLASADWMNRNMLRRIELAWPVTDPALRQRVIDECLVAGLHDGRDAWDLGPDGSYRRVDPDVPGHGSQAALMARYTARARTTGA
- a CDS encoding ABC transporter substrate-binding protein, with the translated sequence MTDLPLSASRRRTLQALTALAAAPAISWAQPGKAGAGTRNLIVAQLFDTSAAQQDVSKDFLIGSRAAWQDINARGGVRGRLVQHVSVEVDGTPEGVRAALKPLLDNPACVVLSGTAGDPAAAQVVAELRRQNAGIAHVAPWLQNSSVEVDERTFPIFAARQEQIGHALKSLTVMGVKELGAIYGTPQDHAQYHEDLERIASGMSLRLQSYRANGDLSRLGQVLTPGTPAILLFVGGTPELVQFTQGLDKQQRQRYVVALADVNLQTMIQMGGARSTPVIATQAVPLTNASLPVVRAYRETMGRLFDEPPVSLSLAGFIAARYTYEVLNDLEGNLTRQTALTAFQRRETVDVGGYRVVFNPQRRSATYVTQSMLTSDGRVIG
- a CDS encoding histidine phosphatase family protein — encoded protein: MDLILWRHAEAEDWVEGCNDLERSLTSRGEKQALRMAQWLDRQLPEGTRILCSPARRCEQTVLALGRKYKLRPELAPEGSAAQLLDVAQWPASRVPVLVVGHQPTLGEAVAQLLAMKHGTCPVRKGAAWWIRNRERDGHAQTMVVAVQSPDAL